AAATCGTTCCTGCTATAGCACTTGCTATTTGTGCTGCTACTTCCTGACCTCCCTCACTTCCACCTTTGGGCTGATACACATATGTGTTCTGATTTTGTTGATTATCTGGATTGGTATTTTCATCTGCAAACACTCCTGGATTATTTTCTTTAAACTGTTTTATATAATCATCTGCTCCTAAAAACTTGCCATCAGATAACTTAAGTTCTTGGCCAACAAACTCTTTTAAGAAAGCATTTTTTGTAAAGTCATTAGCGAATTTAAGACTATTTATATAGTCTTTAGCTGAAAATTCATACTCTTGGGTTTTCATTTTTTTCTCAAGCTCTGTTTTTTGATTTTCTGCCTCTGTTTGGAAACTTTCATACTTAGTTTTCCATTCTTCTGCTGAATTTTTAATACCTTCTATATCCATTTCTTTAAACTTTTCAATCTGAGAGTTTGCTTCATCTAAAGTCTGTTTATTAGCTTCAAGCTCAATTTCCAAGCCTTTAATTTTTTCTGTCACTTTTTCAGTTTCTTTCTTTTGCTTTTCAACATCCTTGCCATTTTCACCCATAACTTTATCTATGACTGAATCCTCTAATCCTAACTCTTTTAAAAATTCTCTTTTCATATCCTATTCCTCCAATACATTACGTTTTTTACGAATTTAACATTTTCAATACTGATACTTATTTCTTTTACGCCTAATAACTTTTAAAAAGGCAAAAATAAAAAGCCTTACTCCGAAGACTTATAATTTTTAGATTCCAATTTTATAATAAAATCATTTCTCTTATTCAATTCTTCTATTAATTTATTTGTTGGTACTAATGATAAATCCATATCATTGAAAGATTCAGGATTTCTCAAAGATTCACCAATCAATTCATAAACCGGAACATCAAGAGCTTTTGCTATTTCGTTTAAAGTGTCTATGTTAGGTTCTCTTTTATTATTTTCATACCTGGTTATAGTAACTGGTATAACTCCAATTTTTTGAGCTAATTGTTTTTGAGTTAAGTTTTTAGATTTCCGATACTTTTTAATGTTTTTTCCAACACTCAACATACTATTCCTCCTAGAAACTACATTATGACATTTTGAGGATCGCCCCATTTAATCTTTCAACTAATTTTTCAGTTATCTTGTCAATATCAATATTATCTTCTTTAACTAAAGTATCATTTACAATAATTTGTTTTCTTCTAATAAGCTCATTGGTTAATTCTTCATTATCATACTCTTTAAGTCCTTTATCTCTTATAAAATATACATCACCAGTTACTTTTACTTTATTTGGCTTTAATTCTAACTCTACAACTGGTATTGTTGATGGAGTTTTTTCCACTTTTATTTTTGTTAAGTAGCCAGTTATATCTTTACCATCCACAATTACCCTATTGTCTTCAGAAGATATACCTAAATTTATTTCTACCATATTACTTAAACCTCCTAAATTCAAACATAATAAAGCACCTACTATTTTAATTTAGTAAGTGCCTCTAAGATATCTCTATGCTCTTTATTTCATTTGCAGTAAACCCAACTAAATCATTAGAGCCTTCAGGTTTTATTGCTATTTCTTCTACCCCATCTTCGCTGTCTATTTCCGGGGTATATGTCTCTACATAGCCATTGAATTCCTTATTGTCTACATCTATTATTCTTACTGTTTTATTGAAATATTCCTTTAATGGTTTCACTTTTTATCAACTCCTTTTAGTGTAGGAACAACATGCGTACCTGATTTACTATAATGGATATAAAATCTATTTGTTTTTGATTCATCTCCAGTTTTATTATTTAGATTTACACCTATATTTTTATTGATTTGTACCAATTCTTTATTTTTAATATTACCCTTTCTATCGAATTCAAAGGTACCTGTACCAGCATATTTATTCACAAGCTTCTGTATTTCTTCTTTAGGAATAGTTAAATAGCTTCTACCTTCTATATAGTTATTGTGTTCCTTGATATGTTTACCCTGCTTACCTTCTTCAATATCTAATTTTTGAGTACCATTTTTAATATTACTTTTGACAGTATAAATTTTCTTCAATTGACTGTATTCATTACTATTATTATACTTCAATTCCTGGAACTTATCAAAGGATTTAGGAGCATCTTTACCTAGAACGCTCTTGTATTCCTTATATTGCTTCTTATCACTGGATAGATTATTTACTTTCTTTTCTGCAAGCTCTTCTTCGGGATTATCCTTAACATATTTATCATACCAATCCCTATAAGTCATATCTCCCGGCACATAATAAGTTTTACCACCAGCTCCCCTTGCAGCTCTTTCGCCTTTTTCATCCTCAAAATATGGAATAGTGGTAGACCTACAACGTACATGCAACGGTGGGTAATTTACACCTACAACCGCATCATCAATATCAAACACTTTACCATCTTCATGCCTGCACAATTCACTAGTTCTGGTATCTAATGTAGCAAGATACTGATATTGTTCCATTCCTGTAGCTTTATATCCCTTTAGAGTAGTTTGACCTGCTATATAGGAAGTTTCTGTTTCAACCAATGTACAGGCATTTTTATAACTTACATTCATTTTATCAGCTACGGCCTTGGATGTAGTTCTAACATCTTTACCTTGAATAAACTTCTGTGTAAGTTCCTGTTTAATAGTGTCTACAAGCTTATCTTTTTGCTTCCATATCCTATTTGAATAATTATCTCCACTCCAGGGATAAGATATTATATCTTCAACGGTTTTAGAATCTAATTTACTAAAGCTGTGTCCTATTCCCCTACCTACCTGAACATCATATATAGTCTGATAATAGACATCTTCTGCTACATCTTTCAGAAGTCCTGTAATCTGTGTATGCTCTTTTTCATACAGCTTGGCAAGTTCTATTTGAATATTTAACATCAACCCTTCAAACCTGTTTATCCTACTTTTCATAGCTAAAGTGTTAAGTTCCAAAAGTAGCTCCTTAAATCCACTGTCTTCACTATCCCCTAAATCCTGTAAAGCTTTCAATTCTTCTATATATTCATCAATTGATTTTCTCCACCAATTATACTCTTTTCCTGTCAATTGCTTCACTGCATCAATATAAGTCATATTGTTATCTTTGGCAAATCTCATATAGAAGTCAGCTATGTTTTTCCTTATCTCGGCCAAGGCTTTTTCATAATGGTCCTTTAGTTCATTGTTTAAATCCTCTCCTTTTTTATACTGTGATTTTAATTTATCCTCTGCCCTCTTTTCCCAGTACTCAATATTATTCATTTGTAACACCGTCTAGATTATTTTCTAAAGGAAATTTACCATAAACCCTCTCATCCTCTTTATTTTCTTCTTGAAGCATCTTTTCAGCTTCATCAGGATCTTCCACCCAAGGATGATTTCTTAGTATTAGGGCTTTAGGTATTATGCCTGAACTCATCTGTGCTATTTGTGCATTTTCTAAATCATTGGATATCATATTTCTTGTATAGGTTTGTTGAATTTTTTTATATTCATTTATATTCAAAAACTTAAGTATAGCTCTTATAAATTTATTAAAGCCTGCTCTAAATTCAGTTTCCAACAATCCACTTTTAAGTTCCAATTTTCTATAAAAGAACTTGAGTGCTACTCCAGATGCATTGCCTACACCTTCAACATCTTGCTGCAACCCTTGTCCAAACTCATATATCTCTTTTCTCAATATATCAATTATTATTTTTCTTGCCTCAACAGGTATCTCTATTTGAAGAGTTTTAACTCCACCACCAGAGCCATCACTTTCAGTCTTTATTGCCTTATACCTTTTTAAATCACTTAAAAATTCTCCTAAATCTTCTCCACCATAATTCTCTAGTATATAAATAATCTGCTGGATATCTTCTAAATCATTTGCATAACCACTTTTGACTTTATCATAAAGATCAATTTGCTTTTTATATCTACTTAAATCGCTTTGTTTTATGGAATTATTCGCAAATTCAATAAACGGAACTTCACCCAAAGAGTGAACTATTTTTTCCTCTTCTATTATAGAACCAGAAAAAGAGGACCCTTGAAATTTATATCTATCCATGGTTTCATTGGTCCAATACTCTATATAAGTAAATGCTTCATCTTCAACTTTATACTCTACTGGTTCCATACAAGTATATGTTCTTATTACAGTTTCTAAAATTCTTTCAAGTCCATTTGAATATATTGGTACTACTTCTTCAGTATTCACTTTCTCATATTTAAAAATCTTATTACTTGAATCTGTTTCATCTACCCAATAATGTAACCATGCCAAACCGCAGTTTGATGATTCTATGGCTAAATTTTTTATTTTTCTCCCAAAATCATCATCTAGTATTTCATTAACCTTATCATTTATATCTTTGTTATCATCTATATCAAATAATACTGGGTAGGTAAACATATACGCTACTTTTTCATCAACTAATATTTGATGAAAGTTATGGCTTATTCTATTATCTGCATTCCTTAAAGGGTCTTTACTTTCTAAATTTTTAGGTACAACACCGCACTGTTCTATATCAGTTTTATTTTCATAATAGCTTTTTGTTTTTAATATATCTGCTTTTACAGGTTGGTAATTAAGCAATTTTCTTTTTATTTTCTCTAATTTCAGATTTTCTATAGCCATAATTTCACCTTTCTTTATTTAAATACTTCCATTCTCTTTTTATTTATATTTTCTGCTATCCCAGTTGTAGCATCTGGAGCATCATCATGTTTATTTTTACCTTCTCGCTGGTAAGTTGTCATTGCCTTATAATAATCCGGCCATCTGTCTTTCCAGTTCACAGGATAATAAATATGATCCATTACCCAAGTTGAATTGGATATTATCCTAGCAACCTTATTTTTACTCTGGTGAAACCATTTTATTTTTGTTCTATTACTACTGTATTTATCTCTTAGGATTCTTTCAACGGATCTTGCAAACCCTCGACCACCATTATTGCTTTCAATATCGGCTAGATTTACTTTATTTTCATAAAGTATTTTAGCTGTTCCTGATTCTGTTATCTCCATAGGATCTTTTGTATAATACACATCAAGCACATAAGCTTCTTTCTGATATTCCCCATATACAATACAACATAAATAGTCACTACCTTCATCTGCAGTATCAATATAAGCTTTTATTCTTGTGAATAATGAATTGCCTTTATCATCCCTAGGTATATCTGTATAAGTTTTAAAACTGCTA
This genomic interval from Clostridium kluyveri contains the following:
- a CDS encoding phage portal protein, producing the protein MAIENLKLEKIKRKLLNYQPVKADILKTKSYYENKTDIEQCGVVPKNLESKDPLRNADNRISHNFHQILVDEKVAYMFTYPVLFDIDDNKDINDKVNEILDDDFGRKIKNLAIESSNCGLAWLHYWVDETDSSNKIFKYEKVNTEEVVPIYSNGLERILETVIRTYTCMEPVEYKVEDEAFTYIEYWTNETMDRYKFQGSSFSGSIIEEEKIVHSLGEVPFIEFANNSIKQSDLSRYKKQIDLYDKVKSGYANDLEDIQQIIYILENYGGEDLGEFLSDLKRYKAIKTESDGSGGGVKTLQIEIPVEARKIIIDILRKEIYEFGQGLQQDVEGVGNASGVALKFFYRKLELKSGLLETEFRAGFNKFIRAILKFLNINEYKKIQQTYTRNMISNDLENAQIAQMSSGIIPKALILRNHPWVEDPDEAEKMLQEENKEDERVYGKFPLENNLDGVTNE
- a CDS encoding phage scaffolding protein; amino-acid sequence: MKREFLKELGLEDSVIDKVMGENGKDVEKQKKETEKVTEKIKGLEIELEANKQTLDEANSQIEKFKEMDIEGIKNSAEEWKTKYESFQTEAENQKTELEKKMKTQEYEFSAKDYINSLKFANDFTKNAFLKEFVGQELKLSDGKFLGADDYIKQFKENNPGVFADENTNPDNQQNQNTYVYQPKGGSEGGQEVAAQIASAIAGTI
- a CDS encoding polymorphic toxin type 50 domain-containing protein — its product is MNNIEYWEKRAEDKLKSQYKKGEDLNNELKDHYEKALAEIRKNIADFYMRFAKDNNMTYIDAVKQLTGKEYNWWRKSIDEYIEELKALQDLGDSEDSGFKELLLELNTLAMKSRINRFEGLMLNIQIELAKLYEKEHTQITGLLKDVAEDVYYQTIYDVQVGRGIGHSFSKLDSKTVEDIISYPWSGDNYSNRIWKQKDKLVDTIKQELTQKFIQGKDVRTTSKAVADKMNVSYKNACTLVETETSYIAGQTTLKGYKATGMEQYQYLATLDTRTSELCRHEDGKVFDIDDAVVGVNYPPLHVRCRSTTIPYFEDEKGERAARGAGGKTYYVPGDMTYRDWYDKYVKDNPEEELAEKKVNNLSSDKKQYKEYKSVLGKDAPKSFDKFQELKYNNSNEYSQLKKIYTVKSNIKNGTQKLDIEEGKQGKHIKEHNNYIEGRSYLTIPKEEIQKLVNKYAGTGTFEFDRKGNIKNKELVQINKNIGVNLNNKTGDESKTNRFYIHYSKSGTHVVPTLKGVDKK
- a CDS encoding helix-turn-helix domain-containing protein, producing MLSVGKNIKKYRKSKNLTQKQLAQKIGVIPVTITRYENNKREPNIDTLNEIAKALDVPVYELIGESLRNPESFNDMDLSLVPTNKLIEELNKRNDFIIKLESKNYKSSE